A genomic region of Rhizobium sp. NXC24 contains the following coding sequences:
- a CDS encoding addiction module antidote protein, with protein sequence MDGEKLISMDAMDGYIAAAFETDDPSHIARALGAVARTRNMSKLAKDVSMNRSALYRALSGDGNPEFATILKVVKALGLKLTPVPVADRKSDAA encoded by the coding sequence ATGGATGGGGAAAAGCTCATCAGCATGGACGCCATGGATGGCTATATTGCAGCCGCTTTCGAAACCGACGATCCCTCTCACATCGCCAGGGCCCTCGGCGCCGTGGCGCGAACGCGCAACATGAGCAAGCTTGCCAAGGATGTCAGCATGAACCGCTCAGCGCTCTATCGGGCGCTCAGTGGCGATGGAAATCCGGAATTTGCGACGATTCTAAAGGTCGTGAAAGCACTTGGCTTGAAACTGACGCCGGTGCCGGTGGCCGACCGCAAATCGGACGCTGCCTGA
- the sufA gene encoding Fe-S cluster assembly scaffold SufA, giving the protein MGFAVMSMTDDAAARVKAIVENSGPDAKGVRVGIKKGGCAGMEYTIDLVTEPNAKDDLIERNGAKVWVEPSAVLYLLGTEMGFETTTLRSGFTFTNPNQTSACGCGESVELKPADLAALAAQRQAAPAV; this is encoded by the coding sequence ATGGGCTTTGCAGTAATGAGCATGACGGATGACGCGGCAGCGCGCGTCAAGGCGATCGTCGAAAATTCCGGTCCCGATGCCAAGGGCGTTCGCGTCGGCATCAAGAAGGGCGGCTGCGCCGGGATGGAATATACCATCGACCTGGTGACCGAACCGAATGCCAAGGACGACCTGATCGAGCGCAACGGCGCCAAGGTCTGGGTCGAGCCGTCGGCCGTGCTTTATCTCCTTGGCACCGAGATGGGTTTCGAAACCACCACGCTGCGTTCCGGCTTCACCTTCACCAATCCCAACCAGACGTCGGCCTGCGGCTGCGGCGAATCCGTCGAGTTGAAGCCCGCCGATCTCGCGGCCCTGGCTGCGCAGCGTCAGGCCGCTCCGGCGGTCTGA
- a CDS encoding SUF system Fe-S cluster assembly protein, protein MSLDESEQKIDVREGIVHSSIPEAELARLSEDVISALKTVYDPEIPADIFELGLVYKIDIEDDRMVKIVMTLTAPGCPVAGEMPGWVENAVGAVEGVSGVEVSMTFDPPWTPDRMSEEAQVAVGWY, encoded by the coding sequence ATGTCACTCGATGAAAGCGAACAGAAGATCGACGTGCGCGAGGGCATCGTGCATTCCAGCATTCCCGAGGCCGAACTGGCGCGCCTCAGCGAGGATGTCATCAGCGCGCTGAAGACGGTCTATGACCCTGAAATTCCTGCCGACATCTTCGAACTCGGTCTCGTCTACAAGATCGACATCGAGGACGATCGCATGGTGAAGATCGTCATGACGCTGACCGCGCCGGGTTGCCCCGTCGCCGGCGAGATGCCTGGCTGGGTCGAAAATGCGGTCGGTGCTGTCGAAGGGGTTTCCGGCGTCGAAGTCAGCATGACCTTCGATCCGCCGTGGACGCCGGATCGCATGTCCGAAGAGGCGCAGGTGGCCGTCGGCTGGTATTGA